A single window of Sporosarcina sp. FSL W7-1349 DNA harbors:
- a CDS encoding O-methyltransferase has product MKSINEYIDAVFAPSDEILEQVLSSIQENGMRNISVSPSSGKLLTMLVSLTHSKNVLEIGALGGYSGICLARGFGAGGHLTSLELKEPFAELAKHNLTLAGFGDQVTYKTGPALDNLAALKADGKTFDFFFIDADKGNYENYLNACVELAEPGAVIVADNVLAGGTVADPAATEKRYTEQMKTFNETVAQHPRLESVLLPIGDGMTVSRVKNS; this is encoded by the coding sequence ATGAAGAGCATTAACGAATACATCGATGCCGTATTTGCGCCAAGTGACGAGATATTGGAGCAGGTCCTGTCTTCCATTCAGGAAAACGGCATGCGGAATATATCCGTTTCGCCGTCGTCCGGGAAGCTGCTGACGATGCTCGTATCGCTGACCCATTCGAAAAATGTCCTCGAAATCGGGGCGCTTGGTGGCTATAGCGGCATTTGTCTCGCGCGTGGGTTCGGCGCGGGAGGTCATCTGACTTCTTTGGAATTGAAGGAGCCGTTTGCAGAACTTGCGAAACACAATCTGACACTTGCCGGTTTCGGCGATCAAGTGACTTACAAAACTGGCCCCGCATTGGATAATTTGGCGGCCTTGAAGGCGGATGGGAAGACCTTTGACTTCTTTTTCATCGACGCGGATAAAGGGAACTATGAAAATTACTTGAACGCTTGCGTGGAGTTGGCGGAGCCGGGTGCCGTCATTGTAGCGGATAACGTGCTCGCCGGCGGGACCGTAGCCGATCCGGCTGCCACTGAAAAACGATATACCGAACAGATGAAAACATTTAACGAAACCGTTGCACAGCATCCCCGATTGGAATCCGTCCTTCTGCCAATCGGGGACGGCATGACGGTTTCGCGGGTGAAAAATAGCTAA
- a CDS encoding SH3 domain-containing protein: protein MLLILVFPVHPNATATATEMYVHAKNDIILRSAPNQNADTLGTIQNHSKVVVLSSSNGWSYVQAGKSKGYVFTSALSNQNPNAAPTMVTGGLAPKEGLILTYAPSFLENKKETFVVEKEEEYTYLYNKKSPLYPELSNFTYIETDKGLLMGVSSSDFIFVNVPYPLKQGTYTTDTSLLFEDQKVLVESTTKTITVKAGTFQNVVILRFPDGSRAYFAKGIGIIKATDQNGKIFTELVSVKEGK from the coding sequence ATGTTGTTGATACTCGTATTCCCTGTCCATCCAAACGCCACCGCCACGGCAACAGAAATGTATGTGCATGCAAAAAATGATATTATTTTGCGTTCCGCACCGAACCAAAATGCTGACACGCTCGGTACCATTCAAAACCATTCGAAAGTCGTTGTCTTGTCTTCATCGAACGGATGGTCCTATGTACAAGCTGGGAAAAGTAAGGGGTATGTATTTACGTCTGCTCTATCCAATCAAAACCCAAACGCTGCCCCCACAATGGTTACCGGCGGACTGGCGCCTAAAGAAGGATTGATCCTGACGTATGCACCCTCTTTCTTGGAAAATAAGAAAGAGACATTTGTCGTAGAAAAAGAAGAAGAATACACGTACTTATATAATAAGAAGAGTCCCCTTTACCCGGAATTATCGAACTTTACGTACATCGAGACCGACAAAGGCCTGCTGATGGGAGTCTCCAGCTCGGATTTCATCTTCGTCAACGTTCCGTATCCATTGAAACAAGGAACTTACACAACCGATACGTCTCTCCTGTTTGAGGATCAAAAGGTTTTAGTGGAAAGCACAACGAAAACAATAACCGTGAAAGCTGGCACCTTCCAAAATGTCGTCATTCTCCGTTTCCCAGACGGCTCGCGAGCGTATTTCGCCAAAGGAATCGGAATTATAAAAGCTACAGATCAAAATGGAAAGATCTTCACGGAATTAGTCTCTGTGAAGGAAGGAAAATAA